The DNA window AAGTTCTACGTCGCGGTGCACTGGCAGAGAAAGTGAACTATACAACAACGCTAAACGCTGCGTTTGCAACTTGTATGTCTCACACTGCGGATGCGAAAGCCTCAGTGACTTCTGTGCAAGAGCTACACGCGAAAGTGAAAGCAAGTCTGGAAGCGTAATAAATAAAAATCAGTAAGCCCGGAAAACAGGGCTTATATGACAACCTCATTGCCCGCTCTTTTGAGCGGGCTTTTTTATGTCTTTAATTCGTTAAGTAAATTTGGAACAGTAGCTATTGAATCTTTCCTTTTGTCCTTTTTCGGATTAGTGATACCGTTGCTCTCTTTTTGGTATCTGTTTGACAAGGAAGCATAAGTGGAAGTCACGTTAGAAGTTTTAGCCGCACTGTTTTTTGTGGCGTCAGTGGCCGGGTTTATTGATGCAATGGCGGGTGGGGGCGGTTTGTTGACTCTTCCCGCACTGTTGGCCTCGGGTCTTAGTCCGACTCAGGCTCTGGCTACCAATAAACTGCAAAGCTCATTCGGTAGTTTTTCCGCTAGCTGGTATTTTGTGCGTAACGGTATTGTCAGTCTCAAAGAGATGCGGGTTGCCATCTTATGTACTTTCATCGGCTCCGCAGTCGGAGCTGAGGCAGTGCAGTTTATCGATGCAGGTGTTCTTACCAGCTTAATACCTGCATTACTGATCGCTATCTCACTTTATTTTTTACTCGCACCAACAACGAAAAAAGCGGGTGGAGATCCAAAAGTTTCAGAGGCAATGTTTGCGCTTTGTGTTGGTGGTGGTGTGGGTTTTTATGACGGATTTTTCGGGCCGGGAACTGGCTCAATATTCACCGTTTGTTTTGTAGCGCTGGGTCACTTTTCTTTAGTCGATGCAACCGCACGTACCAAAGTTCTTAACTTTACGTCTAATATAGCTGCCTTGTTATTCTTTATTTTCGCTGGTTTGCCGGTATGGGAGATTGGTCTGACTATGGCTGTTGGCGGCTTTATCGGAGCTCAGTTTGGAGCGAAGGTGGTGGTGACGAAAGGTCAAAAGTGGATTCGGCCTTTAGTGATTACGATGTCGATGCTGATGGCTATAAAACTTCTTTGGCAGCAACATCAGCAGTGGTTATTATCCATGTTTTAACCTGTTGATAGCGATAGACGCTGCGGAGTAGGCAGTTCAGAACTAAAAAAGCCGACTTAACTGTCGGCTTTAAACAATAAACAACTTGGTCGTTTCTAGCGATTAATCGCAAATGTCGGTAAGGACAGGTGCCAGCGGATCGCGCCAAGACGAATAATCAATGTTGAAATTACACCTGCAAGTAACGCAACGGAATGTTCATATCCCATGGCGAGCGCAGTTGTATGGAATACGCCGCCAATAATACATGCGGTAGCGTATACTTCACTTCTGAGCACCATTGGGACTTCACGAGCCAGTACATCGCGGATGATACCGCCGCCACATCCAGTAATAACCCCCATAATGACAGCAACCATTCCAGAAGCGTTGTAAGCCAGTGCTTTTTCTACTCCAATACCGACAAAGACTGCGAGCCCAATAGCGTCACAGACGGGAAGTACCCACCAGGAGATTCGTTTCGGGCGGCGTACTAATAGCATGGTAAGCAGGCAGGTAATAAAAATTACCCACAAATAGGTCGTATCTGTGATCCAAAATACGGGTGTGGCACCAAGTGCCATATCTCGGATTGTGCCGCCACCAATGGCGGTGACACTACCAAGCACAACAACTCCGAATGGATCCATTTTCAATCGGCCCGCAAGTAAAACACCAGATATGGCAAAAATAGCGGTACCGAATAAATCGATCATATAGAGCAGCATGGAATCCATGTTACTTGGAACCTTTAAAAGAGTGATAGAAAATGGCCAGGAATTGTACGGTATTTGTCATGAAAACGTTAGCGTTTTTGGCGTACGTTTTCAAAATGTTCGCAAACCTCTGTGATGGCTTTGAGGGTTCTGGGGGTTGGTCGGTTGAGCCAGTCAGAGTTTAATGACCAAACATGACCATTCTTTAATGCAGTAAGCTCACTTTTCCATTCTGACCACATACCGTCATCACTCATTGCATGCGGTGAAGTGAAAATGACATCAGGCTGGCGGGTAATCACTTGTTCTATGCTGACCTGGGGGTAGGGTGAGCTGGACTGGGTAAAAATGTTTTCGCCGCCACAAAAGGTGAACACCTCACTTGGCCAGTTTTTACCCGCAACCGTAATGATCGGTTTTTCACTCAGTTGATAAAAGTAGCGTACTTTAGTCTCAGTGTTGTATTTCATTCGTAGCGTATCTAGCTGAGCCCGAAATTCTTGAGCTGCGTTTTGTCCGATTTGTGGATTCTCGCTGTACTGGCTCAATTTTTCGATGTTGCTGGCAATATCTTGCAGCGAGTTTGTGGTTATGTAGTAAACCGGTACATCAAACTGTTTTAGTTTATCGACTTCTTTAGCCGGATTTCCTGTCGGCCAGACAAGCACCAGATCTGGCTCAAGTGCCAGTATTCGCTCTAGTTTTAAGCCTTGGTAATTAGCCACTCTCTCCAGCTCTTTTGCTTGTTCTGGGTAATCGCTCATTTCACTTACCGCGACCAGTTTGTCTCCTAACCCGGCAGCATAGGCAATTTCTGTTGCGTGAGGCGCTAAACTTATTACTTTTTTTACCGGCTCGCTAGCTACCGTAATTGATGAAAATGCCAGCGAAAACAATACAGTAAGTTTGTACATCATAATCCTTGATGAATAAGTCCGAGAAGCAGACTTTCGATAACAAGCCACGCAAATATACGCCAAACCAGCAGGGTTTGAATCTGAGACAGGTGCAGGGCAGAAGGCGCAATACGTCCACCAATTCTCGCTCGCTCGGTACGTGTTCCCTGGTAAAAAGCGGGGCCACCTAAAGAGAGCTGTAACTTGTGTCCGACACAACAAAGTAGCCACGAAGGGCCCGGCAATGGCCAGGATTTTACCTGGTGTTTCATGCCACTGGTTACCCTTGATAAATCCTTGCCAGCAGCAACAAACAGAGCGAACAAGCGCATCGGAATAACTTCAAGTGCTGCGAGCAACTGAATCACGGGCTTACCAAATGGAGCGTATTGCTTACGACTCGGTGACCACGTACGTGCAAGTTCAGCGATGAGCCGGTAAACAAAAGCACCAATACCACCAGTCAACGCATACCAGAACAG is part of the Vibrio sp. B1FLJ16 genome and encodes:
- a CDS encoding TSUP family transporter, which translates into the protein MEVTLEVLAALFFVASVAGFIDAMAGGGGLLTLPALLASGLSPTQALATNKLQSSFGSFSASWYFVRNGIVSLKEMRVAILCTFIGSAVGAEAVQFIDAGVLTSLIPALLIAISLYFLLAPTTKKAGGDPKVSEAMFALCVGGGVGFYDGFFGPGTGSIFTVCFVALGHFSLVDATARTKVLNFTSNIAALLFFIFAGLPVWEIGLTMAVGGFIGAQFGAKVVVTKGQKWIRPLVITMSMLMAIKLLWQQHQQWLLSMF
- a CDS encoding TRIC cation channel family protein; its protein translation is MDSMLLYMIDLFGTAIFAISGVLLAGRLKMDPFGVVVLGSVTAIGGGTIRDMALGATPVFWITDTTYLWVIFITCLLTMLLVRRPKRISWWVLPVCDAIGLAVFVGIGVEKALAYNASGMVAVIMGVITGCGGGIIRDVLAREVPMVLRSEVYATACIIGGVFHTTALAMGYEHSVALLAGVISTLIIRLGAIRWHLSLPTFAINR
- the btuF gene encoding vitamin B12 ABC transporter substrate-binding protein BtuF, whose translation is MYKLTVLFSLAFSSITVASEPVKKVISLAPHATEIAYAAGLGDKLVAVSEMSDYPEQAKELERVANYQGLKLERILALEPDLVLVWPTGNPAKEVDKLKQFDVPVYYITTNSLQDIASNIEKLSQYSENPQIGQNAAQEFRAQLDTLRMKYNTETKVRYFYQLSEKPIITVAGKNWPSEVFTFCGGENIFTQSSSPYPQVSIEQVITRQPDVIFTSPHAMSDDGMWSEWKSELTALKNGHVWSLNSDWLNRPTPRTLKAITEVCEHFENVRQKR